The genomic stretch GCATAGTCTTTTTCCTCGTCCGAACCTTCAGGGAGCGCGAGGTGCcctggggagagaggaggcaCACATGAGGGTGTGGGGAGCACCAGCCAGCAgagccctcctccctcctgtcGTCCTCCCACACTGACCTCCCGCACTGGTGGCTTCCTCTTGACCACACGCAGGCTCTGGCTACGGATTAGGGGCTTCTCTCGGGGCCGGGCTGGCGCCCGGGGGACTGCCTCAGTATCCGACCAACACTCATCCTCGGTGTCGCTGTCCTGTAGGCCCCCAGCCCGGTACCCTGTGTGGAGGAGGTGAAGCTGAAAGCCTGTGGCCAGGCCAGCCCTTCCTCAAGCCTTGGGAGAAGCCATGGTGCGAGTGAAGGAAGCCATCCCTCCTGGCTTGGCTCTGGGTCCCTCTGCCCACTCACCAATGGGTGGCCTCCGGTGGGACACCTGGTCCTCCAGGTAGAGAGGGTCCTGGTAGGCAGGGGCAGGCACGTCAGGGATGGAGCGCAGGTCCTGCATGGAGAAGCTCCGCAGCCTGCCGGCCAGCGCCCCCTGACTCTGTAAGGGGGAAGAGGCTTCAGCGGGGAGACTGCCCAGGGAAATCGGCCAACCAGCTCATCACTGGGGCTGAGACGCAGAAGTGAAAACTGCTTAGCAAGCTTCTGGCCCCGCGCCAATGTGGCACCAACAGGAAACCAAAGTCAGAGAGCAGGAGCCGCTGCTCACACTCAGTGCCAGAGCCAGGAAGGAAGGTTTGACTCCAGTTCCACGCTTCTGCCAATATCCCCTGTCACCTTCTCACCCCTGCTCCCCAGCTGCCATCTCTGGGCTCCCTGGCAGAGGAGCTGAATGAGCCCAAAGCGCCTTAGCGGTGGGATGGGGGCTGCTggagggctgggggcctggagcACCTTGGtggcagcttgcacagcagccgaGGCGGCAATGTTGAGGCCCCGCTTCCCGAAGGTGAGCACGGTCTCATAGCTGCGCTCCTTGGCCTGCACGATGTACGCATCGATCTCCTGTGGACCCGATGGGGAGGAGAGCTCAGGTGGACAGCCAGAGTCCCTCTTCCTCTGCAGATTCTGAGAAGCCACTGATTGTGGCaccacccagcccagcccagccccacctgGTGCCCAGAGCCACAAATCTGGGCCACAAACACACACCAAGAGCAGGGCCGCCACCCATTCACACCTCAGTGACAGGCCATGCTCCAGCTGCTGCCACCACTACCCCCAAACCAACTTCCATCCTCAAAGGTCATTCATATGCACCCCACCTGATTATCCCAGAAGATGAGGTAGGCTGGGCCCTGTCAAGGTCCTGCACCTCAACAGCAGCAGGACTGGGATAGAACCCTGGTATCCCCAGCATCCTAAATCCCAGGTTCAGGGCTCTTTCCCTCACACCCACCCCTAAGCCTCCCTTCCCGCCTCCCCCTGGGGTACCTTCTCATGGCGGGACAGGGACGGGTGGACAAACTTGCGGTAAAGCAGGCTGGCGCCTTTGGTGTAGGGTGAGAGCAGCCACAGCACAAAGGCCATCTTGATCTCATAGTAGAAAGGGAACCTGTCACAGCGCAGGGGGCAGGGTGAGCCAAGGAGCAGGGCTGGGGGGGGCCACCCCGACCCATGGTTTGCGGACCCTGTGTCCATACCAGGAGATAAAAACGTCTGTAACGATCTCTGCTGCC from Rhinopithecus roxellana isolate Shanxi Qingling chromosome 9, ASM756505v1, whole genome shotgun sequence encodes the following:
- the REEP4 gene encoding receptor expression-enhancing protein 4 isoform X3, translated to MVSWMICRLVVLVFGMLCPAYASYKAVKTKNIREYVRWMMYWIVFALFMAAEIVTDVFISWFPFYYEIKMAFVLWLLSPYTKGASLLYRKFVHPSLSRHEKEIDAYIVQAKERSYETVLTFGKRGLNIAASAAVQAATKSQGALAGRLRSFSMQDLRSIPDVPAPAYQDPLYLEDQVSHRRPPIGHLALPEGSDEEKDYALRHGQLGFAASGPFLPRALQGSRAIWRNLWQHIWPACTNCLGPALLTPADGQWPGADAAKATCTHNVPKQAGPRVLFIALLCPLPSPVVGQEPSLNPCK
- the REEP4 gene encoding receptor expression-enhancing protein 4 isoform X2, with amino-acid sequence MMYWIVFALFMAAEIVTDVFISWFPFYYEIKMAFVLWLLSPYTKGASLLYRKFVHPSLSRHEKEIDAYIVQAKERSYETVLTFGKRGLNIAASAAVQAATKSQGALAGRLRSFSMQDLRSIPDVPAPAYQDPLYLEDQVSHRRPPIGYRAGGLQDSDTEDECWSDTEAVPRAPARPREKPLIRSQSLRVVKRKPPVREGTSRSLKVRTRKKTMPSDMDS
- the REEP4 gene encoding receptor expression-enhancing protein 4 isoform X1, coding for MVSWMICRLVVLVFGMLCPAYASYKAVKTKNIREYVRWMMYWIVFALFMAAEIVTDVFISWFPFYYEIKMAFVLWLLSPYTKGASLLYRKFVHPSLSRHEKEIDAYIVQAKERSYETVLTFGKRGLNIAASAAVQAATKSQGALAGRLRSFSMQDLRSIPDVPAPAYQDPLYLEDQVSHRRPPIGYRAGGLQDSDTEDECWSDTEAVPRAPARPREKPLIRSQSLRVVKRKPPVREGTSRSLKVRTRKKTMPSDMDS
- the REEP4 gene encoding receptor expression-enhancing protein 4 isoform X4, with product MVSWMICRLVVLVFGMLCPAYASYKAVKTKNIREYVRWMMYWIVFALFMAAEIVTDVFISWFPFYYEIKMAFVLWLLSPYTKGASLLYRKFVHPSLSRHEKEIDAYIVQAKERSYETVLTFGKRGLNIAASAAVQAATKGTGLGAYRTATPRMSVGRILRQSPGRQPGPERSP